The region caagggctgaatatagcacttaactgcataagcttTAGTGGCCAAActaaactgaatattcaatgccggtgcccagcTTAAAACATCCAGGATAATAGCCGGCGGCAGACATAGAAACGCTGACTGTCATAGGCTAAATATTGGCCAGATAGTATATGATATgataacatatgcatacttgatcctgatctgtccttgccactGGCTTCATGTTCAACATCCCTGCATATTAACACAATGTATTTGTATACATTAAGAAGCCCTGATGCAATTTCCAAATTAAACAATATTTAAACAAACGTGTGCAATGAATTaaagaaaacatctaaaaactgaaaaaaaaaatctgaaaattccaaaagcaaactgaaaatgtttgacTGTGCACCTTGACTGCAGCAGAAATAGAAATGGAAAGCTGTAGAAACTTGTCATATGAACAACTGAGCAGTAATATAGTACAGTCAAAGGCAAAAAGATTATCAATTTGAAGAACAGGGGTGGGTGTAAACTCAGGCTATTTGAGCTATGTTCAGTTTAAGGTGGATTTTGAGGATTCAGGGATTTGGGGCACTGAACAAGGGGTTAGGAGAGCTAAAGGTTAGGCTCACTATAGTAAATGGGAGGAGACAACTTCTGAATGCATCTTGTatcctcattttttttctataCCTAAAAGGGGGAATGTTTGATATAGTATGGCTAGGTTTTGTCTTATTTTTAATGctattcttttccttttttcagaTATTTTCAATCTTTTCCCCTAATTTGTTTTCTCCAAGTCATCTGAAACTGAAGTGTTATTTGTGGAATTGTTTAATCTTTGATCTTCAGAAAAGGACACTCCATATCACTGCCCATATTACATGTTTTTAGTGTAATATTTTCATTGATTTCTATACTAAGATTGAAATGGAATGGAGAAACCAGACAACTGTGCTTGAATTTCTTCTCCTGGGCCTCACAGAACATGTGGAGCTAAGAAGTCTTATCTTTGTAATGTTCCTGGTAATGTACATGATGAACCTGCTGGGAAATGGAACCATGATTTCAGTAATTGCTGGTAACCCACAGCTTCATTCCCCCATGTATTTTTTCCTCTCTAATTTGTCTTTGGTGGATATGTGTTTTAGTTCTGTCACTGTCCCCAAACTGTTAAGTAACCTCATCTCTGATTCCAAGACTATCTCTTACTCTAATTGCATTACCCAGCTCTATTTCTTTGTTGTCTTTGGTGGCTCAGAATGTGTGATCATGTCCATTATGGCCTACGACCGTTACGTTGCCATCTGTAATCCACTGCATTATGTCACAATAATGAACAAGAAGATGTGCATAAGTATGTCAGTTGCTTCTTGGACCATTGGTTTTTTTCATGGTTTGCTGCATACACTGTTGGTATACCGGCTTTCCTTTTGTAAGTCCAATGAGATCCAACACTATTTCTGCGACCTTACACAGATGCTACAACTCTCTTGCACGGACACTTCAATTAATGAACTGGTGATCTTTGCAGAGGGTTCACTGTTAGCAATGCTACCCTTTTTGATTATCATGATCTCCTACTTTCGCATCATCTCTACCATCTTGAAGATCAAGTCTACTGGTGGAAGGTGGAAGACCTTCTCTACCTGCTCCTCCCACCTCACTGTGGTAACACTTTTCTATGGGAcacttatttttatgtatttcagGCCTTCTTCCAGCTATTCCATGACAAAGGATAGGATCACCAGTGTGGTGTACAATGTACTGTCTCCCATGCTCAATCCATTCATCTACAGCCTAAGGAACACAGATGTGAAGATAGCACTGAAGAGAGTCCTACAGAGAAAATGATCTTCCAGTGGGTAAACATTGTCCAAAGAAAAACTGCTTACattaataatatttttttaaaactctcaTTTTTCCTTTCTGCCTCATTCCTCATTCTGTTCCGTCTTAGATCTGATTTGCTATCTCATATTAGCTGAATGCTTGAACAGGTCTTAAGTTATATCCAATCTCCGTCTCCTACCCCAGAGTGTCAGATgcatttaggttttccaaaataTCTTAGCTTCATGTTTTAAAGCTCAATTAAAATGAATGTATAGTGAAAAAAATTGTCAATATTATAATCCCATAACTTCCAGAAATATTATTTTGAACCAGCATATGGATCACCAAATCCTTGGTTTATTCCCAGTTCTGTTGTGACTGATAGATTTAAGAGCAGTCTCTTACCTTCCATTAGTACGCTTCCACCCCACTCTCCCCCTTTCCCgtgcctttctttctttttcactcctCCTCTCCTATATTTCCTACCTTATCAGTGTGAATGTTTTGACTTTCCTATTGATTttattggtgttcctttcttaTGATTTTATATGAGTTCTTTGTAATTATAAACCACATTGACATGACCAGAATAAGGCAGTATTGCAAGTACACAAATAAATGTACAATCAAATCAGGCGTGGAAATATCAAATCGCTTGAATAGAGAACATCAAAATATTTCCACAAGCTGAAAAAGTCCTGATTAGGCTATagcacttggattactgcaacggaatttatgcaggttgtaaactaagaaacttcagaccgcccagaacacagcagccagattaatctttggaaaatcaaaattcgaaagtgcaaaacccctccgtgcaaaactgcattggcttcccatcaaagaacgtattagcTTTAAAgtttgcactttggtccacaagtTCCTGGCTACATGTTGAACCTAATaaatttaccacccagaaacagcaccAGTCAATCCCGAACTTACTTAACCCTACACTATCCAgactgcagtggacttagatacaaatctacttatgcttccagcttttcttacatcagtgcacaactatggaatgccctgCCTAAAACTTTGAAATCTATTCATAACCATCTTATCTTCAGGAAGTCATTGAAAACCATCTTATTTATAAAAGCCTGTCCTTTGGATCCAAATTAACGTCCTACTATATGCAACTGTATTACCCTTTTATCACCACCCCTCCTTATTTCACTGTTGCTTTTTACTTCTGTTACTTTATGCTCCTACtgtatattgtatttgtatttgtgtaagccacattgagcctgcaactatgtgggaaaatgtggggtataaatgtgttaaataaaaataaataaataaataaataaaataaaatatgtgctTGTCCCATCAAATCTAAACCAAACAGCTTGAAACTGtagggaaaaaggcctcaaagagctccaggataATGTATATCTTATAGAGCTAACTAGATCAACttgatcttctcttcatcattggccaaagaAAACCTTCCAGAACTTCCTCTTATTCagctgttttttatttattttttacagctCTATAAGATATATATtatcctggagctctttgagaccTTTTTCCTTACAGTTTCAAGCTGTTTGGTTTAGATTTGATGGGACAAGCACATATAGCCTAATCAGGACTTTTTCAGTTTATGGAATTTTTTTGATGTCCTGTATTccacaaataaatataaacacaaaaacaaacaataagATTTGAATTCTCTAACAGGAGCATCATTAGAGTCTCCAGTAAAGGCAGAAAGAGGCTAATTCTTTACTGTCACTTCCCTGCTCTGCAGTGTGTAATTAGAACCCATAGAACTGTGAGCTGGCCTTCAAAGAGAAACACCCTGTGGAATTACCATATGAAAATCtacaaaagtactactactaaccatttctatagtgctactagacatacacagcactgtacacattatccccctgattctgtaaaggttgtcgAAAATTATATGCGCAAATTTAGGCAATATGacgatttgcgtgcacaatttaataagataatgagtcaattagtgccaataattggctttttaacaagcaattcttggcactaattagatttaattgggtgtaCATGAGTACAGTTAGGCGCATAATCccccctaaaatttacacacggcACAAAAAAGGGGTTGCAGAAAGGGGATGGTCATGGTGTTTCACAGTGGAATGGGGGCGTGGTTTGGAGTTCCAAACATAATTACAGAAGGGTGCTCCGCATGTAAGTTTAGGTACggacatttacaccatgtttttgttgttgtataTAGTGATGCCTGACTGTAgtgcttaagtgttattctataaactgtgctgaactttaggcgtggcttatagaataacatttaagCTGgggttttttaggtgccattaacTGAATTTACCCCATATGCAGgtagtttctctgtccctagtgggctcacaataagttttttgtacctggggcaatggagggttaagtgatttgctcagggtcacaaggagctgcagtgggaattaaacccagttcatcAAGatttcagcccactgcactaaccattaggctactgctccagAAGTAGATGTCAGTGGGGCATCTTTAACCCATATACATTGCAAGAACAAAGTATGCAAGTTAAAGTTGTGAAAAACAGGCATGGGGATTTGAAAATTAAATCTATAGACTTGTATTTTTGACCCATTCCATCCCCACACCCAAATATTGTCCCTAAGAAGTCACCAGGAACCTTCTCTTTAGGTAAGCAACATTTTACCCacgtaaaataaatatatactatTGTATTTACTTATGAATCGCtatgcatttttctctttaagcCTTGATATGGAAATACTACAGCAAACAGAAGCTAAACTCAAACTTGATTTGCTattaggttatttatttatttttgagaaGCATCTATAACTGTTCTTTAAGATCTCTTATAGCACTTCAAGACAATCCTTATGTGTGCAGCCTACTGTGGTAACAAGTTGTGTATACTGTGTGGCTGCATATATATTCATTAAATTTATGTATAGCTTTGTTCTTTATCATCCTGATCCTGGTATAACAATAGCAAATGGTTATGGAACACCTTATCCTCGTTATTCTCATTTACTGCTTTATTTGCAAACATGtagttgtggtgggggggggggggggcatcatctGCCCTGTACttactgcccagggcagacaGTTACCACAGGGGAACTATGTTACATGCAGTGCCTGATAGTACAGGTGCTCATCTGTGCTGAAACCccccatggggcccttttacgaagtgataggcttaccgctgcttcataaaaggggccccttGGGGTTTTCAGCAAGGATGAAAAacatttccagtgctgcaaatatatttcaatttttatagcaccggcgtgaacccggcggtaatcgggcagtgccgcacactgcctggttaccaccagattagcgtgggagcccttactgccacctcaatgggtggcactaTGTGCTCCCCCCAAGAAATGGCtttgtggcaagtgcttcacttgccacatggccatttcttgaaaaaaacaaagatctgctttttacctgctgaggtaaaaggggccttggcgcgGGTCAAATACGTGTgccaacaccagcacaggcccccttttgttgcagcttcgtaaaaggaccctcaTATTAAGTGCTTGGCAAAGGGCCCCTTAAGTaattaaggggcacttttactaagccacagcaaaaagtggtcttagtgccCCCTTGTGGGGTTTACCTGCATGCTGAGGCAATTTTTGATGCAGCCataaaatggcagattttccatttttttgtaatAATGGCCATGTTCTGTTACCATTAGCATGTAACCATTAATAAAAATTACTGtatgagcacttaccaccccCCATTTTCTAGGTGATAAGGGTTCATACAGTAattctgtgctaaccagttagcgtgtgGTAATGCATATGTGCTATCCAATTAGCACACGAACACACCCCTAACACGACCcattaaaaaaagtaaaaagaataTTTTTTGCACATGGATTAGTGAATGCTAAAATGGCACTTACcccaggatgcttgagtgcatactGCAGTATGCCAATGTAAGTTGTGAAGTTCAtattagtgcctaatgcagcttagaagCAGTGTACTGAACATACAGTCTAAAGGATATAAAAATGTTCCAGTTCTCAGGGGACAGTTCAGAAATAGTCCAATTCACTAAGATGCATTAACCGATTAATATGTGTTACCGCACATTAAACATGTTAATTCAATTTAACCATATCATAAAAACACTCCATTGAGTTTGTGTTATTTAAAATCTGTAAAGTTGTATTAAGCACACATTATGCATGTATATCATTAAAataatgttatatttatttatttatttatttatttaattgtttgtttgtttcttgagATTTATTATCcagatttatgaagagattcactcaggGTGATATATAAAAGATTCCAGTGAAATCTTACAATTTTGTAaagagcataacaatagtaaaatgaccaactcTAAGCatgaatacaatcaatgaggtaaatttgaaaatggcaaattgaatcctaataataggactaacatgaaatactatcataaacataaatgtttaacaacactgaaaacaatcatataacagaacaATGATAAATGTCAGCAAAATATGAATGATAGAGCCAGCGTTATTCAATTATCCCCAGATGAAGCCATGAAAATGGTGAAATGGAGATCCCTGTTGGGACTGAACTTTTGAGATAAGTGCTGCTTTTGTTAAGAACTAATT is a window of Microcaecilia unicolor chromosome 2, aMicUni1.1, whole genome shotgun sequence DNA encoding:
- the LOC115462376 gene encoding olfactory receptor 1361-like, with translation MEWRNQTTVLEFLLLGLTEHVELRSLIFVMFLVMYMMNLLGNGTMISVIAGNPQLHSPMYFFLSNLSLVDMCFSSVTVPKLLSNLISDSKTISYSNCITQLYFFVVFGGSECVIMSIMAYDRYVAICNPLHYVTIMNKKMCISMSVASWTIGFFHGLLHTLLVYRLSFCKSNEIQHYFCDLTQMLQLSCTDTSINELVIFAEGSLLAMLPFLIIMISYFRIISTILKIKSTGGRWKTFSTCSSHLTVVTLFYGTLIFMYFRPSSSYSMTKDRITSVVYNVLSPMLNPFIYSLRNTDVKIALKRVLQRK